A region from the Kineothrix sp. IPX-CK genome encodes:
- a CDS encoding flavodoxin family protein, whose amino-acid sequence MKVLLINGSPHEKGCTYTALSEVAGVLEKNEIETEILYLGTKPIAGCIACGKCEETGHCIFNDKVNEIIDKLDEYDGMVVGSPVYYASAAGQLCAFLDRLFYSGGDRMAGKFAAAVVSCRRGGATAAFDRLNKYFTISNMPVVPSQYWNQVHGFTPEDVRKDKEGLQIMRTLGQNMSWLMKSAQVALRNGVALPKYEPYVATNFIR is encoded by the coding sequence TTGAAAGTATTACTTATTAACGGAAGTCCTCATGAGAAGGGCTGTACATACACTGCGTTGTCAGAAGTCGCTGGTGTGCTTGAGAAGAATGAAATAGAAACGGAAATATTATACCTGGGCACCAAGCCGATAGCCGGCTGCATCGCCTGCGGGAAATGTGAGGAGACCGGCCACTGCATCTTTAACGACAAGGTAAATGAGATAATTGATAAACTGGACGAATATGACGGCATGGTAGTAGGATCCCCCGTTTACTATGCCAGTGCTGCAGGACAGCTTTGTGCCTTCCTGGACAGATTATTCTACAGCGGAGGAGACCGTATGGCAGGCAAGTTCGCCGCTGCTGTTGTATCCTGCCGCCGCGGAGGGGCAACTGCTGCTTTCGACCGCCTGAATAAGTACTTTACTATCAGCAATATGCCGGTGGTGCCTTCACAGTATTGGAATCAGGTACATGGCTTTACGCCGGAGGATGTGAGAAAGGATAAGGAAGGATTGCAAATCATGCGCACCCTCGGACAGAATATGTCATGGCTTATGAAGAGCGCACAGGTCGCACTCAGAAATGGAGTGGCGCTGCCGAAGTATGAGCCGTATGTGGCTACTAACTTTATCCGTTAG
- a CDS encoding DMT family transporter has product MKKSAIFMAILAAVCYGISAPVSKILLGELSPIFMASLLYLGAGAGMLIVNLLRGKKSERKEAKITRTELPYVAGMIILDIGAPIFLMIGLSLTTSANASLMNNFEIVATAVIALVIFKEAIGKRMWMAIFLITVSSMILSVEDFSTFSFSIGSIFVLLACVCWGFENNCTRMLSLKDPFEIVIIKGFGSGFGSLLIAAASSEIIFHGAYIVCSLLLGFVSYGLSIFFYIRAQRELGAARTSAYYAASPFIGVFLSFVIFGQNLTLSFSVAAFIMAAGAYLAAFERHEHSHAHHELEHEHRHSHTDGHHTHIHDYPVEGEHSHPHIHEEMVHTHAHTPDLHHTHAH; this is encoded by the coding sequence ATGAAAAAATCAGCAATATTTATGGCAATTCTGGCGGCAGTCTGTTATGGAATCAGTGCTCCCGTCTCAAAAATTTTATTAGGAGAGCTTTCACCTATATTCATGGCATCGCTGCTTTATCTGGGTGCCGGAGCAGGGATGCTCATCGTAAACCTGTTAAGAGGAAAGAAGTCGGAACGGAAAGAAGCGAAAATTACGAGAACCGAGCTTCCTTATGTAGCCGGTATGATAATCCTTGACATTGGCGCGCCGATTTTTCTTATGATCGGTCTAAGCCTTACCACATCGGCTAACGCGTCCTTGATGAATAATTTCGAGATTGTAGCCACTGCAGTAATCGCCTTAGTAATTTTTAAGGAAGCGATAGGAAAAAGAATGTGGATGGCCATATTTCTTATCACCGTGTCGAGCATGATTTTATCTGTTGAGGATTTCAGTACCTTTTCCTTCTCCATAGGCTCGATATTTGTACTGCTGGCCTGCGTCTGCTGGGGTTTTGAAAACAATTGTACACGGATGCTGTCGTTAAAAGATCCATTCGAGATCGTCATTATCAAGGGCTTCGGTTCTGGTTTTGGTTCCTTGCTGATAGCGGCGGCTTCATCGGAAATTATTTTTCACGGTGCTTATATCGTTTGTTCTCTTTTGTTGGGGTTCGTGTCCTATGGACTTAGCATATTCTTTTATATCCGCGCCCAAAGAGAGCTGGGGGCCGCGCGCACCAGCGCATATTATGCAGCGTCGCCGTTTATCGGCGTATTCCTGTCGTTTGTGATTTTCGGTCAGAATCTGACACTTTCATTTTCTGTCGCTGCCTTCATTATGGCGGCAGGGGCATATCTGGCGGCGTTTGAGAGACACGAGCATTCCCATGCCCACCATGAATTGGAGCACGAGCACAGGCATAGTCATACTGATGGACATCATACTCATATTCACGATTATCCGGTGGAGGGTGAGCACAGCCATCCTCACATTCACGAAGAAATGGTACATACCCATGCCCACACCCCGGATTTGCATCATACTCACGCGCATTAA
- a CDS encoding methyl-accepting chemotaxis protein has translation MFKNLSIRNKLFLIVLPTTLGLCLLLFIFYSTVNSTYKSSWDIFYVNLYMTHVSLLSSDRDFYQANEAALRINSSDSGQLADLRAVYKENAQQTIDNANKVTEYLQNHSQLLEYYTPHNLFVLINGSENSDDPDGFLQKDKTLKDLLEEFHTNFTIWQSSYDPETGEGDFHIMDESFDTARECLNEMQDLLTLYSDYSSAQLEREIHAKIVRVTSIAIFFITVIFILAVMIIRYLRKHINEITVSMNELAKKNLAQDTLSLNSKDELGILSSSFNTVLASLQEIVGQISTASSEISNSSQTMVKSTDEVSVATGEIARAIEEIASTATSQATDTEQSAAEIVNLEQVIGQSAESGELLAKASKQINKAGIEGLDVVNGLAEINKSSQKIFLEILEVIDKINDSANQIGEASSLISEIAEQTNLLSLNASIEAARAGEAGKGFAVVADEIRKLAEQSAGSVGTINTMLKELQENAALAKEQSYLARDTVQIQTRSVDDTKNKYTAIANSLEVINTQIDALESINGRMNLSCNNVVSHISNLSASAQENAATTEETSAGSEEILASMISIADLSNNVNDRIKELQVLVRGFKTT, from the coding sequence ATGTTTAAAAATCTATCGATCAGAAACAAGTTATTTTTAATTGTGTTACCTACCACTTTGGGATTATGTTTGCTGTTGTTTATATTTTACAGTACAGTCAATTCCACCTATAAAAGCAGTTGGGATATTTTCTACGTTAACCTATACATGACTCACGTAAGCCTGCTGAGCAGCGACAGAGATTTCTATCAAGCCAACGAAGCAGCATTACGCATTAATTCTTCGGATTCCGGGCAACTCGCAGACCTAAGAGCCGTATACAAGGAAAATGCACAGCAGACAATCGATAATGCTAATAAAGTGACGGAATATCTGCAAAACCATTCACAGTTATTGGAATATTACACTCCTCACAATCTCTTCGTGCTAATTAACGGATCTGAAAACTCCGACGATCCCGACGGATTCCTGCAAAAGGATAAAACGCTAAAGGATCTTCTGGAGGAGTTTCATACGAATTTTACGATATGGCAGTCCTCTTATGACCCGGAGACCGGAGAAGGAGATTTTCATATAATGGATGAATCCTTTGATACAGCCAGAGAATGCCTCAATGAGATGCAGGATTTGCTCACTCTGTACAGTGATTACAGCTCCGCCCAATTGGAGCGTGAGATTCATGCCAAAATCGTTCGAGTGACCTCGATAGCAATCTTTTTTATCACGGTAATTTTTATCCTCGCCGTAATGATCATACGTTATTTAAGGAAGCATATCAACGAGATAACCGTCAGCATGAACGAACTGGCCAAAAAGAATCTTGCGCAGGATACTCTTTCCTTAAACAGTAAGGATGAGCTGGGAATTCTGTCCTCTTCCTTCAATACTGTGCTCGCTTCCCTGCAGGAGATCGTAGGGCAGATAAGCACCGCCTCTTCCGAAATAAGCAATTCTTCTCAAACGATGGTGAAAAGCACTGATGAAGTCAGTGTTGCTACGGGGGAAATCGCAAGGGCAATTGAGGAAATCGCAAGCACGGCCACCTCTCAGGCCACAGATACGGAGCAGTCCGCTGCAGAAATCGTGAACTTGGAGCAGGTCATCGGCCAGAGTGCCGAAAGCGGTGAGCTTCTCGCAAAGGCTTCCAAACAGATAAATAAAGCTGGTATAGAAGGACTCGATGTAGTAAACGGTCTTGCTGAAATAAATAAGAGCAGTCAGAAAATCTTCTTGGAAATATTAGAGGTCATAGATAAAATAAATGACAGTGCCAATCAGATAGGAGAAGCAAGCTCTCTCATCTCGGAGATCGCAGAGCAGACCAACCTTCTCTCTCTGAATGCCAGCATTGAAGCTGCCAGAGCAGGAGAGGCAGGCAAGGGCTTTGCCGTGGTCGCCGATGAAATCCGCAAGCTCGCGGAACAATCTGCCGGATCCGTAGGCACCATTAATACGATGCTGAAGGAATTGCAGGAGAACGCAGCTTTGGCAAAGGAACAGAGCTATTTGGCGAGAGATACGGTGCAGATACAGACCAGGAGCGTGGACGATACGAAAAACAAGTATACGGCTATCGCCAACAGCCTTGAGGTCATCAATACACAAATCGATGCGTTAGAAAGCATCAACGGCCGGATGAACTTAAGCTGTAACAATGTGGTATCACATATCAGCAACCTTTCCGCCAGCGCACAGGAGAATGCCGCCACAACGGAGGAGACCTCCGCCGGTTCCGAAGAAATTCTCGCTTCCATGATTTCCATTGCAGACCTCAGCAACAATGTAAATGACCGAATCAAGGAATTGCAGGTTTTGGTAAGAGGTTTCAAAACAACATAA
- a CDS encoding glycoside hydrolase family 36 protein: protein MVALLNKYLLGDMECHYYLDDETKAVELVLVPSGMELLCWKEKKQVVDSLVQIKAAGDVYPGGYAGGGTMRQGGSVSLLKYHDQYIVKDERQTCIYTSFYFKEACKAEHCLRFKEGSSHLESEVRLTNGGNKEIFLEMLSSFSLGGISPFVAGDAHDSMRVHRLRSVWSMEGRLETRTIEEMQLEPSWAGHAVRSERFGQVGSMPVNRYFPYLVVEDSVNDVCWGAQLKHNASWQMEVYRKDDGVSVSGGLADREFGHWMKKLAPEESFETPTAILSVCKGGGVDRISQRMTAALEEYVDKEPEGEQELPIIFNEYCTTWGCPSHENITGILEAIKNKGFSYFVIDCGWYKKDGVPWDIMMGDYNVSKELFPEGLEKTVQKIKEAGLKPGIWFEIENVGSAAEIYKDEEHLLKRDGEVLTTTMRRFLDLRNPWVIGYLKEKVIGTLKRYGFEYMKMDYNDTIGLGCDGAESLGEGLRQNMAASLEFIKSVKEEVPGIILENCASGGHRLEPLMMSLTSMASFSDAHECEEIPVIAANLHRAILPRQSQIWAVIRKEDSLKRIAYSVINTFLGRMCISGDVTELSSGQWDVIDRGIAFYKKIAPIIKHGYTYFYGSEITSYRNLKGWQGIVRVSDGGEAYALFHAFEVPMGGVLKMELPKGVHAVIKEVYSDSECAVSIEDNCLCYTPEDNKKAVAVLLGRK, encoded by the coding sequence ATGGTTGCATTATTGAATAAATATTTGCTGGGGGATATGGAATGCCATTATTATCTGGATGACGAAACAAAAGCAGTGGAGCTGGTTCTTGTGCCATCAGGTATGGAACTGCTTTGCTGGAAGGAGAAAAAACAGGTAGTCGATTCTCTGGTGCAGATAAAGGCGGCCGGGGATGTCTATCCGGGCGGTTATGCGGGAGGCGGTACGATGCGCCAGGGAGGCTCGGTAAGCCTGCTTAAATATCACGATCAATATATAGTGAAAGACGAACGGCAGACTTGTATATATACTTCTTTCTATTTTAAAGAGGCGTGCAAAGCGGAGCATTGTCTGAGATTTAAGGAGGGCAGCAGTCATCTGGAAAGTGAGGTGAGGCTGACAAACGGAGGAAATAAGGAGATTTTTCTTGAAATGCTGTCCAGCTTTTCTCTGGGAGGGATATCTCCTTTCGTGGCTGGGGATGCTCATGACAGCATGAGGGTACACCGCCTGCGCAGCGTATGGAGCATGGAAGGACGTCTGGAAACGAGGACGATTGAAGAAATGCAGCTGGAGCCCTCATGGGCGGGACACGCGGTTCGCTCGGAGCGCTTCGGGCAAGTGGGTTCCATGCCGGTAAACCGCTACTTCCCCTATCTTGTAGTGGAAGATAGCGTAAATGATGTCTGCTGGGGGGCACAGCTAAAGCACAATGCATCGTGGCAGATGGAGGTATACCGTAAGGATGATGGAGTATCCGTATCGGGAGGACTGGCCGACAGAGAATTCGGGCATTGGATGAAAAAGCTGGCACCGGAGGAAAGCTTTGAGACGCCCACGGCGATTCTATCCGTATGCAAAGGCGGAGGCGTGGACAGAATTTCCCAGAGAATGACGGCAGCTCTTGAGGAATATGTGGATAAAGAGCCGGAAGGTGAGCAGGAGCTTCCCATTATCTTCAACGAATACTGTACCACATGGGGCTGTCCTTCCCATGAGAATATAACAGGAATACTGGAAGCAATTAAAAATAAGGGCTTCTCCTATTTTGTTATCGATTGCGGTTGGTATAAAAAAGATGGGGTTCCTTGGGATATTATGATGGGAGATTACAACGTCTCCAAGGAACTGTTTCCCGAGGGCTTAGAGAAGACTGTTCAGAAAATAAAGGAAGCAGGACTTAAGCCGGGCATATGGTTCGAGATAGAAAATGTAGGCTCCGCTGCAGAAATCTATAAGGATGAAGAGCATCTCTTAAAGAGAGACGGGGAAGTGCTTACCACTACCATGAGGCGCTTCCTGGACCTGCGTAACCCGTGGGTTATCGGTTATCTGAAGGAGAAAGTAATCGGAACCTTGAAGCGATACGGCTTCGAATATATGAAGATGGATTATAATGACACGATAGGACTTGGATGTGACGGAGCGGAGTCTCTGGGAGAGGGCCTGCGTCAAAATATGGCTGCTTCTCTGGAATTTATTAAGAGTGTAAAGGAGGAGGTCCCTGGTATCATTCTGGAAAACTGTGCATCCGGAGGACATCGGCTGGAACCTCTCATGATGAGCCTGACCAGCATGGCATCCTTTTCCGACGCCCATGAGTGCGAGGAGATTCCGGTAATTGCGGCTAACCTTCACAGAGCCATTCTGCCCAGACAGAGTCAGATATGGGCCGTAATAAGGAAAGAGGATTCATTAAAAAGAATCGCTTACTCTGTTATCAATACATTTTTGGGAAGAATGTGTATTTCCGGAGATGTGACGGAATTGAGCAGCGGACAGTGGGACGTGATCGACAGAGGAATTGCCTTTTATAAAAAGATAGCACCTATTATTAAGCATGGATATACCTACTTTTACGGAAGTGAGATTACCAGCTACAGAAATCTGAAGGGTTGGCAGGGAATCGTAAGGGTTTCCGATGGAGGTGAGGCATATGCTCTTTTCCATGCATTTGAAGTTCCGATGGGAGGCGTCTTGAAAATGGAACTTCCAAAGGGAGTTCATGCTGTAATCAAAGAAGTATATTCCGACAGCGAGTGCGCGGTATCGATAGAAGATAACTGCTTGTGCTATACGCCAGAGGACAATAAAAAGGCGGTAGCAGTGTTGCTTGGAAGGAAATAA
- a CDS encoding LacI family DNA-binding transcriptional regulator translates to MDKNITIIQIAKESGVSIATVSRVLNGTVPVSPKTKERVQNVINKYHYTPNPLAQGLILKQTKTLGVIVPDITNPYFSTLFSEIEWSAHQSGYSVILCNTAFSAVSYASGEREKEETYFQMILDKKVDGVIIAGGQIDLCEISDSYIEALKRLASTVPAVVIGRKLPDIPCTFVNKENDNGIIMAIRYLASLGHKRIGFVGGERGVYITESRLSAYHRTLLELGLEDEPEFVATSDYYMADGYNAALHILDCGAPVTALLAMNDNVSLGALRAISDRQLSVPGDIALISCDRFYDGDYLTPRLTSLDRHNDMLGRYVIKLLLDEIQGLPAQDAIDFLPELVIRESSGPARV, encoded by the coding sequence ATGGATAAAAATATTACGATCATACAAATTGCAAAAGAGAGCGGGGTTTCCATCGCTACTGTCTCTCGCGTCTTAAACGGCACGGTTCCCGTATCGCCAAAGACGAAGGAACGGGTTCAGAATGTCATCAACAAATATCATTATACCCCCAATCCGCTTGCACAAGGACTTATCCTTAAGCAGACAAAAACACTTGGTGTCATCGTTCCCGACATTACCAATCCCTACTTCTCCACGCTGTTTTCTGAGATCGAGTGGTCTGCCCATCAGTCAGGCTATTCAGTAATTTTATGCAATACAGCATTTTCTGCGGTTTCCTACGCCTCAGGTGAACGAGAAAAAGAAGAAACCTATTTTCAGATGATTTTAGATAAAAAAGTGGATGGAGTCATCATTGCGGGGGGGCAAATCGACTTATGTGAAATCAGTGACAGCTATATAGAAGCTCTGAAACGGCTTGCTTCCACTGTGCCCGCCGTTGTGATCGGAAGAAAACTCCCTGATATTCCCTGCACTTTCGTGAATAAGGAAAACGACAACGGCATCATCATGGCCATTCGCTATCTGGCTTCATTAGGCCATAAAAGAATTGGCTTCGTGGGCGGCGAACGAGGAGTTTACATCACGGAATCCCGTTTAAGTGCCTATCACCGCACGCTTTTAGAATTGGGGCTGGAGGATGAGCCGGAGTTCGTTGCTACCTCCGACTATTATATGGCCGACGGATACAACGCCGCCTTACATATTCTTGACTGTGGAGCTCCTGTTACCGCTCTGCTCGCAATGAACGATAACGTATCCCTGGGTGCGCTTCGCGCCATATCGGACAGACAGCTCTCCGTCCCCGGAGATATTGCCTTGATAAGCTGCGACCGCTTTTATGACGGAGATTACTTAACTCCTCGGCTCACCAGCCTGGACCGCCACAACGATATGCTGGGACGCTATGTCATCAAATTGTTGCTCGATGAGATACAGGGCCTGCCCGCTCAGGACGCGATAGATTTCCTGCCGGAGCTTGTGATCCGGGAAAGCAGCGGACCCGCACGTGTTTGA
- the tnpA gene encoding IS200/IS605 family transposase, producing the protein MANKSNDMAHTKWMCKYHIVFTPKYRRKIIYNQYKESIRDILKQLCSYKGVEIIEGHLMPDHIHMLVSIPPKMSISSFMGYLKGKSALMIFDKHANLKYKFGNRHFWSEGYYVSTVGLNEATIKKYIQDQEKADILQDKISVKEYEDPFKG; encoded by the coding sequence ATGGCAAACAAAAGTAATGACATGGCACATACAAAGTGGATGTGCAAGTATCACATTGTTTTCACTCCAAAGTATAGACGAAAAATAATATATAATCAATATAAAGAAAGTATCAGAGATATTCTGAAACAGTTATGTTCTTACAAAGGAGTGGAGATTATCGAAGGGCATCTTATGCCCGATCATATCCATATGTTAGTGAGCATACCGCCTAAGATGAGTATTTCAAGTTTTATGGGATACTTAAAAGGCAAGAGTGCACTTATGATTTTTGATAAGCACGCAAATTTGAAGTATAAATTTGGGAACAGACATTTCTGGTCAGAAGGATACTATGTGAGCACAGTAGGACTTAACGAGGCAACAATAAAAAAGTATATACAGGATCAGGAAAAAGCAGACATACTACAAGATAAAATAAGTGTGAAGGAGTATGAGGACCCCTTTAAGGGGTAG
- a CDS encoding carbohydrate ABC transporter permease has protein sequence MLSAKRRSRKEDIQKQPYTKVTLAVQIFMTAIALLFVAPILMIVNYSFKTKKELYLSSPLALPESIQFGNYEKAFDKLNMATTFTNTFLYTAISVLVLALLCGSTAWAIARCKAKFFKFCYIYFIVGILIPYQALFLPIYIIGYNMNLTNTAHGIIFMYIATGISFGVFLMNSFMSTVPIELEEAARIDGCSVFRTYFTIVMPLLKPAMATLVIMQAFQIWNDYLLASLYVSKKQLKTLTVAIQSLFSAQTSDYTTAMAAIIISVLPIAILFISLQKYFIKGMTVGAVKG, from the coding sequence ATGCTGTCAGCAAAGCGAAGAAGCAGAAAAGAAGACATACAAAAACAGCCTTATACAAAAGTAACGCTGGCTGTTCAGATATTTATGACAGCGATAGCCTTGCTTTTCGTCGCACCTATTTTAATGATCGTGAATTATTCCTTCAAGACGAAAAAGGAGCTGTATTTATCCAGCCCTCTTGCGCTGCCGGAAAGTATACAATTCGGAAATTATGAAAAGGCCTTTGATAAACTGAATATGGCCACAACCTTTACCAATACCTTTTTATATACTGCAATCAGCGTGCTTGTACTCGCTTTGCTGTGCGGATCCACCGCATGGGCGATTGCCAGATGTAAAGCTAAATTCTTCAAATTCTGTTATATTTATTTTATAGTAGGAATTCTGATTCCGTATCAGGCGCTGTTCTTGCCGATATATATCATAGGATATAATATGAATCTTACCAACACGGCACACGGAATTATCTTTATGTATATCGCTACGGGAATCTCCTTTGGAGTTTTTCTTATGAATAGCTTTATGTCGACAGTTCCGATAGAGCTGGAAGAGGCGGCGAGGATAGACGGATGCTCCGTTTTTCGGACTTATTTTACTATAGTCATGCCGCTCCTTAAGCCTGCTATGGCGACTCTGGTAATTATGCAGGCATTTCAGATATGGAACGACTATTTGCTGGCCAGTCTGTATGTGAGCAAGAAGCAGCTTAAGACGCTTACCGTGGCGATCCAGTCTTTGTTTTCGGCACAGACCAGCGACTATACAACGGCCATGGCGGCAATTATCATATCGGTTCTGCCGATTGCCATATTATTCATAAGCCTGCAGAAATATTTTATAAAAGGAATGACTGTCGGTGCGGTCAAGGGATAA
- a CDS encoding sugar ABC transporter substrate-binding protein encodes MEYKQAKERWRYTMKVMKKLCALLLAVAMSASMLTACGSSSGSEEAAKGDEQVTVEFWTLALQPTYTDFIQGLIDKYEADNPNVKVNWQDLPYDAIEQKLLAATAGSNPPDVVNIWSQLALTLAGKGALLDLEAAATDEQKSIYIESMYNSAKLGDGVYAFPWYATPNVTVYNTELLAQAGITEIPATWDEAFAAAKDFKDKTGAYLITPSSMYHMLCYYDIPILTEDKTKAAFNNPEAVELLSRLVEYVNEGVIAPNKWDDWDNDRQQYANDKLGMLCSGPQTIARIRTESPEKYAVTDVAESIYGPWGYTGAAVMNLVVPANSKHQEEGIKFANYLSNDGNQLAFAKEASIFPTTKAAAADDYFKSDMDTVEGRTNYYASLSAQKSTDMTLGIPNDNAVKLEIDNLMDMLFASNMTPEDALAQCEQSVNQLLAENQ; translated from the coding sequence ATGGAATACAAACAAGCAAAAGAAAGATGGAGGTATACCATGAAAGTGATGAAAAAGTTATGTGCCCTGCTTTTGGCAGTGGCAATGAGTGCATCCATGCTGACAGCATGTGGAAGCAGCTCGGGCAGCGAAGAAGCTGCAAAGGGGGATGAACAGGTAACCGTTGAATTTTGGACTTTGGCTCTGCAGCCAACCTACACGGATTTTATTCAGGGACTTATCGACAAATATGAAGCGGATAATCCGAACGTAAAAGTAAATTGGCAGGATCTTCCTTATGATGCCATCGAGCAGAAACTTTTAGCGGCGACTGCGGGAAGCAACCCTCCTGACGTAGTCAATATCTGGTCGCAGCTCGCATTAACGCTTGCTGGCAAGGGAGCGCTGCTGGATCTGGAAGCTGCGGCCACGGATGAGCAGAAGTCTATCTATATAGAATCTATGTATAACTCAGCAAAGCTTGGCGACGGCGTATATGCGTTTCCCTGGTATGCTACTCCCAACGTAACGGTGTACAACACGGAGCTTCTTGCACAAGCAGGAATTACCGAGATTCCGGCAACTTGGGATGAGGCGTTTGCAGCGGCGAAGGATTTCAAGGACAAGACAGGCGCATACTTGATCACACCCAGTTCCATGTATCATATGCTTTGCTATTATGACATTCCGATTCTGACCGAAGATAAGACAAAAGCTGCATTTAATAATCCTGAAGCGGTAGAACTTTTATCGCGCCTTGTAGAATATGTGAATGAAGGTGTCATCGCCCCGAACAAATGGGATGATTGGGATAACGACCGTCAGCAGTACGCCAACGACAAGCTCGGCATGCTGTGTTCAGGACCCCAGACTATCGCGAGAATCCGCACGGAATCTCCCGAGAAATATGCGGTAACAGACGTTGCAGAATCCATTTACGGACCGTGGGGCTATACCGGTGCAGCAGTTATGAATCTGGTAGTTCCGGCTAACAGCAAGCACCAGGAAGAAGGAATCAAATTTGCTAATTATCTCTCCAACGATGGGAACCAGCTCGCTTTTGCAAAAGAGGCTTCTATATTCCCTACGACAAAAGCAGCGGCTGCCGATGACTACTTCAAGTCCGACATGGACACGGTGGAAGGAAGAACGAACTACTACGCTTCCCTGTCAGCGCAGAAAAGCACGGATATGACGCTGGGAATTCCCAATGATAATGCCGTGAAGCTGGAAATCGATAACCTGATGGACATGCTGTTTGCCAGCAACATGACGCCGGAGGATGCTTTGGCACAGTGTGAGCAGAGCGTGAACCAGCTGCTCGCAGAGAACCAATAA